Proteins from a genomic interval of Lolium perenne isolate Kyuss_39 chromosome 1, Kyuss_2.0, whole genome shotgun sequence:
- the LOC127336554 gene encoding uncharacterized protein — translation MLRRVAGAVSAPLHRSLSTAASRPPWAMVYSRAALDASGAPSPGARASLDLGAAPYVSHISVPAHLADGMDFAAASVRATSSDGLLLLDLAEARHLFPPGPPGARESLDRNMQVELSAVGASFQLDVARFVCNPLSGDLFRLPVPDMGAARTSTVFGLLTQSDAPHRAPDRFVVAQLSCRAADNGIVLRRFLSETGEWDERDLLVPSMWPGWQHMQLDTNHTVLAFGDRLWWVDVTWGAFSVDPFSDRPEVRFVELPQGVLSDFDTSENLMLGKRRLMGVSEGKLRYIEVSTEKEFVVSSFSLYGEGCYWKPTRETTVKLVLPNQRKPLEKDMPWIAAVDPFNADVLYYQSGHDIIAMNMANGEVRGKRAFPDSITGLSPCNTAVFLPCVLPTWLESSHVPGAGALPRKTPNCTGNTLAETLVRVDKDQKK, via the exons ATGCTCCGACGCGTCGCCGGCGCCGTCTCGGCGCCCCTCCACCGCTCCCTCTCCACGGCGGCCTCGCGCCCTCCCTGGGCGATGGTCTACAGCAGGGCGGCGCTGGACGCGTCGGGGGCGCCGTCGCCGGGCGCGCGCGCGTCCTTGGACCTCGGCGCGGCCCCGTACGTCTCCCACATCTCCGTCCCCGCCCACCTCGCCGACGGCATGGACTTCGCCGCCGCAAGCGTCCGCGCCACCAGCTccgacggcctcctcctcctcgacctGGCCGAGGCCCGCCACCTGTTCCCCCCCGGACCTCCGGGCGCCCGTGAGTCCCTGGACAGAAATATGCAAGTCGAATTGTCCGCCGTTGGCGCCTCCTTCCAGCTGGACGTCGCGCGCTTCGTCTGCAACCCTCTCAGCGGCGACCTCTTCCGCCTCCCGGTCCCGGACATGGGTGCCGCCAGGACGAGTACGGTGTTTGGCCTGCTCACCCAGTCCGACGCCCCCCACCGCGCACCTGATCGGTTCGTGGTCGCTCAGCTCAGCTGCCGGGCAGCGGACAACGGCATAGTCCTGCGCCGGTTCCTGTCCGAAACAGGGGAGTGGGACGAGCGAGACCTGCTTGTTCCGTCCATGTGGCCCGGCTGGCAGCACATGCAGCTAGACACGAACCACACCGTGTTGGCATTCGGCGACCGGCTGTGGTGGGTCGACGTCACCTGGGGCGCCTTCTCCGTCGATCCCTTCAGCGACCGGCCAGAGGTTCGATTCGTCGAGCTGCCACAGGGCGTGCTGTCGGATTTCGACACGAGCGAGAACCTGATGCTGGGCAAGCGCCGGCTCATGGGCGTCAGCGAGGGGAAGCTCCGGTACATAGAGGTGTCCACTGAAAAGGAGTTTGTGGTCAGCTCGTTCTCGCTCTACGGCGAGGGATGCTACTGGAAGCCTACGCGCGAGACGACAGTTAAGCTAGTCCTGCCCAACCAACGCAAACCGCTGGAAAAGGACATGCCGTGGATTGCTGCTGTAGATCCATTCAACGCCGATGTTCTGTATTACCAGTCTGGCCACGATATTATTGCCATGAACATGGCTAACGGGGAGGTGAGGGGGAAGAGAGCTTTTCCAGACAGCATCACAGGCCTAAGCCCTTGCAACACCGCTGTCTTCCTCCCGTGCGTGCTCCCAACATGGCTTGAATCAAGCCATGTCCCTGGTGCAG GTGCACTTCCGAGAAAGACACCCAATTGCACAGGGAATACTTTGGCGGAGACGTTGGTTCGTGTAGACAAAGACCAGAAGAAGTGA
- the LOC127320653 gene encoding uncharacterized protein, with translation MAAAEVYTPAPPLQHRGQAAWLAVVGWLGLLLQVLLRVIRGAPSSCSKLLKFLGLRHPLLSAAPAVAFARLPTEAPRADELRSLPPLSPPSGRLTVVLDLDETLVCAYESSSLPATVRTQAIEAGLHCFDMECVSSEKDAQGRQRMNRVTVFERPGLHEFLQQTSEFADLILFTAGLEGYAKPLVDRIDAHNRFCHRLYRPSTVNTEYRDHVKDLSCLSTDFRKIVLVDNNPYSFLLQPLNGIPCLTFSARQPVDNQLMGVIFPLLKHLSLQKDVRPALYDTFHMPEWFQRNGIPDSVGQAR, from the exons atggcggcggcggaggtctACACGCCAGCGCCGCCGCTACAGCACCGGGGGCAGGCGGCGTGGCTGGCGgtggtgggctggctcgggctcctccTGCAGGTCCTTCTCCGGGTCATCCGCGGCGCGCCCTCCTCCTGCTCGAAGCTCCTCAAGTTCCTCGGCCTCCGCCACCCCCTCCTCTCCGCGGCCCCCGCGGTGGCCTTCGCGCGGCTCCCAACCGAGGCCCCCCGTGCTGACGAGTTGCGTTCTCTGCCGCCCCTGTCTCCGCCTTCTGGGCGACTCACG gtaGTGCTGGACTTGGATGAGACATTAGTCTGTGCATACGAGTCATCGAGCCTTCCTGCTACCGTGCGCACCCAGGCGATCGAAGCAGGGTTGCATTGCTTTGACATGGAGTGTGTGTCATCTGAGAAG GATGCCCAAGGCAGACAGAGGATGAACCGTGTAACTGTATTTGAGCGTCCTGGTCTGCATGAGTTCTTGCAGCAGACTAGTGAATTCGCCGATCTTATACTCTTCACAGCTGGTTTGGAAG GATATGCAAAGCCCTTGGTTGATAGGATAGATGCTCACAACAGGTTCTGCCACCGTCTCTACAGACCGTCAACTGTTAATAC GGAATACAGAGACCATGTAAAGGATCTTTCTTGTTTGTCCACAGATTTCCGTAAAATTGTACTTGTTGATAACAATCCATATAGTTTCCTACTACAGCCACTGAATGGGATACCGTGCCTTACGTTTTCAGCAAGACAACCCGTGGATAACCAG CTCATGGGAGTGATCTTTCCGCTTCTCAAGCATCTCTCTCTTCAAAAGGATGTTAGACCGGCGCTGTATGATACATTTCATATGCCAGAGTGGTTCCAAAGAAATGGGATCCCAGATAGTGTTGGTCAGGCAAGGTAA
- the LOC127320669 gene encoding uncharacterized protein At4g08330, chloroplastic, with amino-acid sequence MARTLDGCYSAKDVSYSCGYCGYELNLSSSTRNTANIGSKYGKQIRKGVISFFVIDESRFTQTDEVSCTSRCSGGFFRNRTRLVCRKCGGHIGDAYEDEDSTFDGSLDGTHTSSDGSSLSIRKKYVIKINALQPSSDDSGVPSTL; translated from the exons ATGGCGAGGACCCTCGACGGCTGCTACTCCGCCAAAGACGTGTCCTACAG CTGTGGATACTGTGGCTATGAATTGAACTTGAGCTCCTCGACGCGGAACACAGCCAACATTGGTTCAAAGTACGGGAAGCAGATCAGGAAAGGTGTTATCTCTTTCTTTGTGATTGATGAGAGCCGGTTCACGCAAACCGATGAGGTGAGCTGCACCTCGAGATGTTCTGGGGGTTTCTTCAGAAACAGGACTCGATTGGTCTGCCGCAAGTGCGGTGGTCATATCGGGGATGCTTATGAGGATGAGGACTCCACCTTCGATGGTAGCTTAGATGGCACACATACCAGCTCCGATGGCAGCAGCTTGTCTATTCGGAAGAAATATGTTATCAAGATTAATGCACTGCAGCCCTCGTCCGATGACTCAGGTGTTCCCTCCACCCTATGA
- the LOC127320685 gene encoding histone H4 — MSGRGKGGKGLGKGGAKRHRKVLRDNIQGITKPAIRRLARRGGVKRISGLIYEETRGVLKIFLENVIRDAVTYTEHARRKTVTAMDVVYALKRQGRTLYGFGG; from the coding sequence ATGTCGGgccgcggcaagggaggcaaggggctCGGCAAGGGCGGCGCCAAGCGCCACCGCAAGGTGCTCCGCGACAACATCCAGGGCATCACCAAGCCGGCCATCCGCCGCCTCGCCCGCCGTGGCGGCGTCAAGCGCATCTCCGGGCTCATCTACGAGGAGACCCGCGGCGTCCTCAAGATCttcctcgagaacgtcatccgcgacGCCGTCACCTACACCGAGCACGCCCGCCGCAAGACCGTCACGGCCATGGACGTCGTCTACGCCCTCAAGCGCCAGGGACGCACCCTCTACGGCTTCGGCGGCTAG